Proteins from one Chroicocephalus ridibundus chromosome 16, bChrRid1.1, whole genome shotgun sequence genomic window:
- the ECE1 gene encoding endothelin-converting enzyme 1 isoform X1, with the protein MMSTYKRATLDDEDPLDSISESDGYPNGFQVNFRGSRSSPGCWAERTRSEKQLLVVVGVLGTVLAACLLGLIFQYRARSPAVCLSEACISVTSSILSSLDRAVNPCEDFFSYACGGWIKANPLPDGHSRWGTFNNLWEHNQAIMKHLLENTTANVSSEAERKAQRYYQACMNESKIEELRAAPLMDLIQKLGGWNITGPCAGDNFNATLRDVTAHYRTSPFFSVYVSADSKNSNSNVIQVDQSGLGLPSRDYYLNKTENEKVLAGYLNYMVQLGMYLGGTDEESTRQQMQQILDFETALANITIPQEKHRDEEVIYHKMTAGDLKELAPAVDWMPFLSTVFYPVELNESEPVVVYAKEYLEQVSDLILATDKCLLNNYMIWNLVRKTSPFLDQRFQDAEEKFMEVMYGTKKTCLPRWKFCISDTDNNLGFALGAMFVKATFAEDSKQVAEEMIAEIKTAFEESLETLQWMDEETRKSAKEKADAIYNMIGYPKFIMDPKELDKVFNDYEAVSDLYFENVMQFYNFSARVTADQLRKPPNRDQWSMTPPTVNAYYSPTKNEIVFPAGILQAPFYTRASPKSLNFGGIGVVVGHELTHAFDDQGREYDKDGNLRPWWKNSSVEAFKRQTACMVEQYGNYTINGEAVNGKHTLGENIADNGGLKAAYRAYQNWLKKNGEEETLPTLGLTNHQLFFVGFAQVWCSVRTPESSHEGLITDPHSPSRFRVIGTVSNSREFAEHFGCPLGSPMNPPKKCEVW; encoded by the exons ATG ATGTCGACCTACAAGCGGGCGACGCTGGACGACGAAGACCCCCTGGACTCCATCAGTGAAAGCGATGGGTACCCCAACGGCTTCCAG GTGAACTTCCGCGGCTCGAGGAGCAGCCCGGGGTGCTGGGCTGAGCGGACGCGCTCCgagaagcagctgctggtggtggtgggggtgctggggaccgTGCTGGCCGCGTGTCTACTGGGTCTCATCTTCCAGTACAGAGCCC GGTCACCCGCCGTGTGCCTGTCGGAAGCCTGCATCTCCGTCACCAGCTCCATCCTCAGCTCGCTGGACCGGGCGGTGAATCCCTGCGAGGACTTTTTCAGCTACGCCTGCGGGGGCTGGATCAAGGCCAACCCCCTCCCCGATGGCCACTCGCGCTGGGGCACCTTCAACAACCTCTGGGAGCACAACCAGGCCATCATGAAGCATCTGCTGG AAAACACCACAGCCAACGTGTCGAGCGAGGCGGAGCGCAAGGCGCAGCGTTACTACCAAGCCTGCATGAACGAGAGCAAGATCGAGGAGCTGCGCGCTGCCCCGCTCATGGACCTCATCCAAAAG CTGGGCGGCTGGAACATCACGGGTCCCTGCGCAGGGGACAATTTCAACGCGACGCTGCGGGATGTGACAGCGCATTACCGCACCTCGCCTTTCTTCTCCGTCTACGTCAGCGCCGACTCCAAAAACTCCAACAGCAACGTCATCCAGGTGGATCAGTCGGGGCTAGGCCTGCCGTCGCGGGATTACTACCTGAACAAGACGGAGAACGAGAAG GTGCTCGCCGGGTACCTGAACTACATGGTGCAGCTGGGGATGTACCTGGGCGGCACCGACGAGGAGTCGACGCGGCAGCAGATGCAGCAGATCTTGGATTTTGAGACGGCGTTGGCCAACATCACCATCCCGCAGGAGAAACACCGGGACGAGGAGGTCATCTACCATAAAATGACAGCCGGAGACCTAAAG GAGCTGGCGCCAGCCGTGGACTGGATGCCCTTCCTCTCCACCGTCTTCTACCCCGTGGAGCTCAACGAGTCGGAGCCCGTCGTGGTCTACGCCAAGGAGTACCTGGAGCAGGTCTCCGACCTCATCCTGGCCACCGATAAATG TCTCCTCAACAACTACATGATCTGGAACCTGGTGCGGAAAACCAGCCCCTTCCTTGACCAGCGCTTCCAGGATGCTGAGGAAAAATTCATGGAAGTGATGTACGGGACGAAGAAG ACCTGCCTCCCGCGCTGGAAATTTTGCATCAGCGACACGGACAACAACCTGGGCTTCGCCCTGGGGGCCATGTTCGTCAAGGCCACCTTCGCCGAGGACAGCAAGCAGGTG GCAGAGGAAATGATCGCGGAGATTAAAACAGCCTTCGAGGAAAGCCTGGAGACCTTGCAATGGATGGACGAAGAGACGAGGAAATCAGCCAAAGAGAAG GCAGATGCCATCTACAACATGATCGGCTACCCCAAGTTCATCATGGACCCCAAGGAGCTGGATAAAGTTTTTAATGAT TACGAGGCTGTGTCTGACCTCTACTTCGAGAACGTCATGCAGTTCTACAACTTCTCAGCCAGGGTCACCGCCGACCAGCTTCGCAAACCACCCAACCGGGACCA GTGGAGCATGACGCCTCCGACCGTCAACGCATACTACTCTCCCACCAAGAACGAGATCGTCTTCCCTGCCGGCATCCTCCAGGCCCCTTTTTACACCCGGGCGTCTCCCAA GTCACTGAATTTTGGTGGGATTGGCGTGGTGGTGGGTCATGAGTTGACGCATGCCTTCGATGACCAAG GGCGGGAATATGACAAGGACGGCAACCTGCGTCCCTGGTGGAAGAACTCCTCGGTGGAGGCCTTCAAGCGGCAGACAGCATGCATGGTGGAGCAGTACGGCAACTACACCATCAACGGCGAGGCCGTCAACGGCAAGCACACCCTCGGGGAGAACATCGCTGACAACGGTGGCCTCAAAGCTGCCTACCGG GCATATCAAAACTGGCTGAAAAAGAATGGGGAAGAGGAAACCCTCCCAACTCTCGGCCTCACCAACCACCAGCTCTTCTTCGTTGGCTTCGCCCAG GTGTGGTGTTCGGTTCGCACACCGGAGAGCTCGCACGAGGGGCTCATCACCgacccccacagcccctcgcgTTTCCGCGTCATCGGCACAGTCTCCAACTCCCGGGAGTTCGCGGAGCATTTCGGCTGCCCCCTCGGCTCCCCCATGAACCCCCCCAAGAAATGCGAAGTCTGGTGA
- the ECE1 gene encoding endothelin-converting enzyme 1 isoform X2, with product MSTYKRATLDDEDPLDSISESDGYPNGFQVNFRGSRSSPGCWAERTRSEKQLLVVVGVLGTVLAACLLGLIFQYRARSPAVCLSEACISVTSSILSSLDRAVNPCEDFFSYACGGWIKANPLPDGHSRWGTFNNLWEHNQAIMKHLLENTTANVSSEAERKAQRYYQACMNESKIEELRAAPLMDLIQKLGGWNITGPCAGDNFNATLRDVTAHYRTSPFFSVYVSADSKNSNSNVIQVDQSGLGLPSRDYYLNKTENEKVLAGYLNYMVQLGMYLGGTDEESTRQQMQQILDFETALANITIPQEKHRDEEVIYHKMTAGDLKELAPAVDWMPFLSTVFYPVELNESEPVVVYAKEYLEQVSDLILATDKCLLNNYMIWNLVRKTSPFLDQRFQDAEEKFMEVMYGTKKTCLPRWKFCISDTDNNLGFALGAMFVKATFAEDSKQVAEEMIAEIKTAFEESLETLQWMDEETRKSAKEKADAIYNMIGYPKFIMDPKELDKVFNDYEAVSDLYFENVMQFYNFSARVTADQLRKPPNRDQWSMTPPTVNAYYSPTKNEIVFPAGILQAPFYTRASPKSLNFGGIGVVVGHELTHAFDDQGREYDKDGNLRPWWKNSSVEAFKRQTACMVEQYGNYTINGEAVNGKHTLGENIADNGGLKAAYRAYQNWLKKNGEEETLPTLGLTNHQLFFVGFAQVWCSVRTPESSHEGLITDPHSPSRFRVIGTVSNSREFAEHFGCPLGSPMNPPKKCEVW from the exons ATGTCGACCTACAAGCGGGCGACGCTGGACGACGAAGACCCCCTGGACTCCATCAGTGAAAGCGATGGGTACCCCAACGGCTTCCAG GTGAACTTCCGCGGCTCGAGGAGCAGCCCGGGGTGCTGGGCTGAGCGGACGCGCTCCgagaagcagctgctggtggtggtgggggtgctggggaccgTGCTGGCCGCGTGTCTACTGGGTCTCATCTTCCAGTACAGAGCCC GGTCACCCGCCGTGTGCCTGTCGGAAGCCTGCATCTCCGTCACCAGCTCCATCCTCAGCTCGCTGGACCGGGCGGTGAATCCCTGCGAGGACTTTTTCAGCTACGCCTGCGGGGGCTGGATCAAGGCCAACCCCCTCCCCGATGGCCACTCGCGCTGGGGCACCTTCAACAACCTCTGGGAGCACAACCAGGCCATCATGAAGCATCTGCTGG AAAACACCACAGCCAACGTGTCGAGCGAGGCGGAGCGCAAGGCGCAGCGTTACTACCAAGCCTGCATGAACGAGAGCAAGATCGAGGAGCTGCGCGCTGCCCCGCTCATGGACCTCATCCAAAAG CTGGGCGGCTGGAACATCACGGGTCCCTGCGCAGGGGACAATTTCAACGCGACGCTGCGGGATGTGACAGCGCATTACCGCACCTCGCCTTTCTTCTCCGTCTACGTCAGCGCCGACTCCAAAAACTCCAACAGCAACGTCATCCAGGTGGATCAGTCGGGGCTAGGCCTGCCGTCGCGGGATTACTACCTGAACAAGACGGAGAACGAGAAG GTGCTCGCCGGGTACCTGAACTACATGGTGCAGCTGGGGATGTACCTGGGCGGCACCGACGAGGAGTCGACGCGGCAGCAGATGCAGCAGATCTTGGATTTTGAGACGGCGTTGGCCAACATCACCATCCCGCAGGAGAAACACCGGGACGAGGAGGTCATCTACCATAAAATGACAGCCGGAGACCTAAAG GAGCTGGCGCCAGCCGTGGACTGGATGCCCTTCCTCTCCACCGTCTTCTACCCCGTGGAGCTCAACGAGTCGGAGCCCGTCGTGGTCTACGCCAAGGAGTACCTGGAGCAGGTCTCCGACCTCATCCTGGCCACCGATAAATG TCTCCTCAACAACTACATGATCTGGAACCTGGTGCGGAAAACCAGCCCCTTCCTTGACCAGCGCTTCCAGGATGCTGAGGAAAAATTCATGGAAGTGATGTACGGGACGAAGAAG ACCTGCCTCCCGCGCTGGAAATTTTGCATCAGCGACACGGACAACAACCTGGGCTTCGCCCTGGGGGCCATGTTCGTCAAGGCCACCTTCGCCGAGGACAGCAAGCAGGTG GCAGAGGAAATGATCGCGGAGATTAAAACAGCCTTCGAGGAAAGCCTGGAGACCTTGCAATGGATGGACGAAGAGACGAGGAAATCAGCCAAAGAGAAG GCAGATGCCATCTACAACATGATCGGCTACCCCAAGTTCATCATGGACCCCAAGGAGCTGGATAAAGTTTTTAATGAT TACGAGGCTGTGTCTGACCTCTACTTCGAGAACGTCATGCAGTTCTACAACTTCTCAGCCAGGGTCACCGCCGACCAGCTTCGCAAACCACCCAACCGGGACCA GTGGAGCATGACGCCTCCGACCGTCAACGCATACTACTCTCCCACCAAGAACGAGATCGTCTTCCCTGCCGGCATCCTCCAGGCCCCTTTTTACACCCGGGCGTCTCCCAA GTCACTGAATTTTGGTGGGATTGGCGTGGTGGTGGGTCATGAGTTGACGCATGCCTTCGATGACCAAG GGCGGGAATATGACAAGGACGGCAACCTGCGTCCCTGGTGGAAGAACTCCTCGGTGGAGGCCTTCAAGCGGCAGACAGCATGCATGGTGGAGCAGTACGGCAACTACACCATCAACGGCGAGGCCGTCAACGGCAAGCACACCCTCGGGGAGAACATCGCTGACAACGGTGGCCTCAAAGCTGCCTACCGG GCATATCAAAACTGGCTGAAAAAGAATGGGGAAGAGGAAACCCTCCCAACTCTCGGCCTCACCAACCACCAGCTCTTCTTCGTTGGCTTCGCCCAG GTGTGGTGTTCGGTTCGCACACCGGAGAGCTCGCACGAGGGGCTCATCACCgacccccacagcccctcgcgTTTCCGCGTCATCGGCACAGTCTCCAACTCCCGGGAGTTCGCGGAGCATTTCGGCTGCCCCCTCGGCTCCCCCATGAACCCCCCCAAGAAATGCGAAGTCTGGTGA